One Salvia splendens isolate huo1 chromosome 12, SspV2, whole genome shotgun sequence genomic window carries:
- the LOC121758047 gene encoding PGR5-like protein 1A, chloroplastic isoform X1, with the protein MATGLGFLAPKPIFLTSHFAKPSYIPTSSSSPTRKLSITRNLLLRGRSTADPSGQVENDEVVDSNVLQYCSLDKKQKKTVGEMEQEFLQALQAFYYEGKSIMSNEEFDNLKEELMWEGSSVVMLSADEQRFLEASMAYVSGTPLLSDKEFDELKQKLKADGSEIVVEGPRCSLRSRKVYSDLSVDYLKMFLLNVPAAVVALGLFFFLDDITGFEITYLLELPEPFSFIFTWFAALPLILWLSFTLTNAVVKDVLILVGVCPNCGTENNSFFGSILSISSGGSTNNVKCSNCGSALVYDSKTRLITLPEGSEA; encoded by the exons ATGGCCACCGGACTTGGTTTCCTCGCACCCAAACCCATATTTCTAACTTCTCACTTCGCAAAGCCTTCTTATATCCCCACTTCTTCTTCCTCGCCCACTCGAAAGTTGTCGATTACACGCAATTTGCTGCTCAGAGGCAGATCCACCGCCGATCCATCAG GTCAGGTTGAAAATGATGAAGTTGTTGATAGCAACGTCTTGCAGTATTGCAGCCTGGATAAGAAGCAGAAAAAAACTGTAGGGGAGATGGAACAGGAATTTCTTCAAGCACTTCAG GCGTTCTATTATGAGGGGAAATCTATAATGTCAAATGAAGAATTTGATAATCTCAAGGAAGAACTAATGTGGGAAGGAAGCAGCGTTGTGATGCTAA GTGCTGATGAGCAGAGGTTTTTGGAAGCTTCAATGGCCTATGTATCCGGAACCCCACTGTTGTCCGACAAGGAGTTTGATGAACTGAAACAGAAACTTAAG GCTGATGGGAGTGAAATTGTGGTTGAAGGTCCTCGATGCAGCCTCCGGAGTAGGAAG GTCTATAGCGATCTTTCTGTGGACTACCTAAAGATGTTCCTTCTGAATGTTCCAGCCGCAGTTGTTGCATTAGGACT GTTTTTCTTTCTGGACGATATAACTGGCTTCGAGATCACCTATCTCTTAGAG CTTCCGGAGCCTTTCAGTTTTATCTTCACGTGGTTTGCAGCTCTGCCCCTCATATTATGGCTATCGTTCACACTCACAAATGCTGTTGTGAAAGATGTTTTGATCTTAGTG GGAGTCTGTCCGAACTGTGGAACTGAGAACAATTCATTTTTCGGTTCCATACTATCGATTTCTAGCGGAGGCTCCACGAACAACGTCAAATGCTCCAA TTGTGGAAGTGCACTGGTGTACGACTCCAAGACACGTTTGATTACGTTGCCTGAGGGAAGCGAGGCATGA
- the LOC121758047 gene encoding PGR5-like protein 1A, chloroplastic isoform X2 has product MEQEFLQALQAFYYEGKSIMSNEEFDNLKEELMWEGSSVVMLSADEQRFLEASMAYVSGTPLLSDKEFDELKQKLKADGSEIVVEGPRCSLRSRKVYSDLSVDYLKMFLLNVPAAVVALGLFFFLDDITGFEITYLLELPEPFSFIFTWFAALPLILWLSFTLTNAVVKDVLILVGVCPNCGTENNSFFGSILSISSGGSTNNVKCSNCGSALVYDSKTRLITLPEGSEA; this is encoded by the exons ATGGAACAGGAATTTCTTCAAGCACTTCAG GCGTTCTATTATGAGGGGAAATCTATAATGTCAAATGAAGAATTTGATAATCTCAAGGAAGAACTAATGTGGGAAGGAAGCAGCGTTGTGATGCTAA GTGCTGATGAGCAGAGGTTTTTGGAAGCTTCAATGGCCTATGTATCCGGAACCCCACTGTTGTCCGACAAGGAGTTTGATGAACTGAAACAGAAACTTAAG GCTGATGGGAGTGAAATTGTGGTTGAAGGTCCTCGATGCAGCCTCCGGAGTAGGAAG GTCTATAGCGATCTTTCTGTGGACTACCTAAAGATGTTCCTTCTGAATGTTCCAGCCGCAGTTGTTGCATTAGGACT GTTTTTCTTTCTGGACGATATAACTGGCTTCGAGATCACCTATCTCTTAGAG CTTCCGGAGCCTTTCAGTTTTATCTTCACGTGGTTTGCAGCTCTGCCCCTCATATTATGGCTATCGTTCACACTCACAAATGCTGTTGTGAAAGATGTTTTGATCTTAGTG GGAGTCTGTCCGAACTGTGGAACTGAGAACAATTCATTTTTCGGTTCCATACTATCGATTTCTAGCGGAGGCTCCACGAACAACGTCAAATGCTCCAA TTGTGGAAGTGCACTGGTGTACGACTCCAAGACACGTTTGATTACGTTGCCTGAGGGAAGCGAGGCATGA